A genomic segment from Flexistipes sp. encodes:
- a CDS encoding Eco57I restriction-modification methylase domain-containing protein has protein sequence MDKKVIEDLCAAFDIDKLVLFFRKLNSKFTPSDEDFSEWDDENFTEISNLGRIKFSEVETLSLFSLKSTFGLTEKSSKKRQFDKAKKILKDCMEDAGIFVFYDESGNFRMSLIFQEFSGTKAEFSNYKRFTYYVSPSLTNKTFIKQMSLADFSSLESIKEAFSVEKVTKQFYDEIANWYFWSLDSVIFPDDYKFHENDEKDKEIRNAQNMIRLITRIIFVWFLKEKDLVSSNLFDSKFIEKIVKDFNKTKDSTNYYNAILQNLFFGTLNRNMSERKFANNGNFHENRSEYGVKNLYRYNDKFLISEESALSLFSEIPFLNGGLFDCLDKEDENGRVVYIDGFSRNPKKTAQIPDFLFFNKEEKKVDLSKYGIGKDKQVRGLFDILNNYNFVTDENTPVDQEIALDPELLGKVFENLLASFNPETSTTARKETGSYYTPREIVDFMVDESLTEYLKTKLPEINEDKIKLLISYSDEKVELKKEEKETLINSIDSIKIIDPACGSGAFPMGILHKLVHMLQKIDHDNKLWQDLQYKKALRETENTFKTENDKSEREEQLKVINEVFDLNINSPDYARKLYLIENCIYGVDIQPIAVQIAKLRFFISLIVDEEKDDSRENRGILALPNLETKFVAANTLIPLDQEHIFYTKEVEEIEDKLKDIRHRYFNAKTRTEKKRLREKDIKLRNDLKSYFMKFGTSADFANKVAEYDIFDQNVSADWFHPEWMFGVKGGFDILIGNPPYIQLQKNAGKLANALSKLGYETFARTGDIYVIFYERGWQLLKKGGHLTYITSNKWMRADYGKKLRRFLSNKANPKLLIDLAGVKVFKSATVDTNILTFQRGENNHKCYAVTFGGDYRNENFKEYVNTKGFLTDLFKTGAPWIISNPVESKLKEKIENIGTPLKDWDINIYRGVLTGCNEAFVIDGQTKDRLIAEDPKSAEIIKPLLRGRDIKRYHADFADRWLINSHNGYKSKDGFIPPININNYPAIKNHLDKFYPKIAKRQDKGVTSYNLRNCAYIEEFEKEKIVYNDICQKLTFALAEENIYFNNTVYFMCYNTELKYLLGLLNSNLIDWYYRTLSVQLGEKAVRMFSIYVENIPIPAIDAANASFVKNIKSTVKNILNKKKNNPKTDTTELEHEIDKMIYDLYDLTDDEIKIIEKDL, from the coding sequence ATGGATAAAAAAGTTATAGAAGATTTATGTGCGGCGTTTGACATTGATAAACTTGTTCTTTTTTTCAGAAAACTAAACAGTAAGTTTACCCCGTCTGATGAAGACTTTTCAGAATGGGATGATGAGAATTTTACTGAAATCAGCAACCTTGGCAGGATTAAGTTTTCCGAAGTAGAAACTCTGTCTCTCTTTTCACTGAAATCCACTTTCGGACTTACCGAAAAAAGCAGTAAAAAGCGTCAGTTTGACAAAGCCAAGAAAATATTAAAAGATTGTATGGAAGATGCCGGAATATTTGTTTTTTACGATGAATCCGGTAATTTTCGCATGAGTTTAATCTTTCAGGAATTTTCAGGCACAAAAGCGGAATTCAGTAACTATAAGCGCTTTACCTATTATGTCAGCCCTTCTCTTACAAACAAAACATTTATCAAACAAATGTCCCTTGCCGATTTTTCTTCGCTGGAAAGCATCAAGGAAGCATTCAGCGTAGAAAAGGTTACAAAACAGTTTTACGATGAAATTGCTAATTGGTATTTTTGGTCATTGGATAGTGTCATTTTTCCAGATGATTACAAATTTCACGAAAATGATGAGAAAGATAAAGAGATACGTAATGCCCAGAATATGATCAGGCTTATTACAAGAATAATTTTTGTATGGTTTTTAAAAGAGAAAGATTTAGTATCCAGTAATCTTTTTGATAGTAAGTTTATCGAAAAGATAGTTAAAGACTTCAATAAGACTAAAGATTCAACCAATTATTATAACGCTATTCTCCAGAATTTATTTTTTGGTACTCTGAATCGTAATATGAGTGAGAGAAAATTTGCCAATAACGGTAATTTCCATGAAAACAGGAGTGAATACGGAGTCAAAAATCTTTATAGGTACAACGACAAGTTTCTTATTTCTGAAGAAAGTGCACTAAGTTTGTTCAGTGAGATACCTTTTTTAAATGGCGGACTGTTTGACTGTTTGGACAAAGAGGATGAGAATGGAAGAGTTGTCTACATAGATGGCTTTTCCCGCAATCCAAAGAAAACAGCACAAATACCCGACTTTCTTTTTTTTAACAAAGAAGAAAAGAAAGTGGATTTAAGCAAATATGGAATAGGAAAAGACAAACAAGTAAGAGGTTTGTTTGACATTTTAAACAACTACAATTTTGTTACTGATGAAAACACACCTGTAGATCAGGAAATTGCCCTTGATCCGGAGCTTTTGGGCAAAGTTTTTGAAAATCTTCTTGCCTCTTTTAATCCTGAAACATCTACTACAGCCAGAAAAGAAACCGGAAGTTATTATACTCCACGTGAGATAGTTGATTTTATGGTGGACGAGAGTTTAACAGAATACTTAAAAACAAAATTGCCTGAAATTAATGAAGATAAAATTAAGCTTTTAATATCATATTCTGACGAAAAGGTTGAGTTGAAGAAAGAGGAAAAAGAAACATTAATCAACAGTATTGACAGCATAAAAATAATTGATCCGGCATGCGGTTCCGGGGCTTTTCCCATGGGGATACTACACAAACTGGTACATATGCTGCAAAAAATTGATCACGACAATAAACTATGGCAGGATTTGCAGTATAAAAAGGCATTGAGGGAAACAGAGAATACATTTAAAACAGAAAATGATAAGAGTGAAAGGGAAGAACAACTTAAAGTAATAAATGAAGTATTTGATTTAAATATCAACTCCCCTGATTATGCAAGAAAGTTGTATCTTATTGAGAATTGCATATATGGAGTAGACATTCAGCCCATAGCAGTACAAATAGCCAAACTCAGGTTTTTCATATCCTTAATTGTAGATGAAGAAAAAGATGATTCTAGGGAAAACAGGGGTATACTGGCTTTGCCAAATCTTGAAACGAAATTTGTGGCTGCTAATACCCTTATACCGCTTGATCAGGAGCATATATTTTATACAAAAGAAGTCGAGGAAATAGAGGATAAATTAAAGGATATAAGGCATCGTTATTTCAATGCAAAAACAAGAACTGAGAAAAAAAGACTTAGAGAAAAAGATATAAAACTGAGAAATGATTTAAAAAGTTATTTTATGAAATTTGGCACTTCTGCTGATTTTGCCAACAAAGTGGCTGAGTATGATATTTTTGATCAGAATGTTTCAGCGGATTGGTTTCATCCGGAGTGGATGTTCGGTGTAAAAGGTGGTTTTGATATTTTAATTGGCAATCCGCCGTATATTCAGTTGCAGAAGAATGCCGGCAAACTTGCAAATGCACTTTCCAAACTGGGGTATGAAACTTTTGCACGGACAGGTGATATTTATGTTATTTTTTATGAAAGAGGCTGGCAGCTGCTAAAAAAAGGCGGCCACTTAACTTATATCACATCAAACAAGTGGATGAGGGCTGATTATGGTAAAAAACTCAGAAGATTTCTATCAAATAAAGCCAATCCTAAGCTTTTAATAGATTTAGCCGGGGTAAAAGTTTTCAAATCTGCCACAGTGGATACAAATATATTAACTTTCCAGAGAGGGGAAAATAATCATAAATGCTATGCTGTAACGTTTGGCGGGGATTATCGGAATGAAAACTTTAAAGAATATGTCAATACAAAAGGATTCTTAACCGACCTTTTTAAAACAGGTGCCCCCTGGATTATATCAAACCCTGTGGAGTCGAAATTAAAGGAGAAAATTGAAAACATAGGTACACCTTTAAAAGATTGGGATATTAATATTTATCGAGGGGTACTAACTGGCTGTAATGAAGCATTTGTAATAGATGGTCAAACAAAAGACCGCCTTATTGCCGAAGACCCTAAGTCGGCTGAAATCATAAAACCTCTTCTCAGGGGCAGAGATATAAAACGCTACCATGCGGACTTCGCCGACCGTTGGCTGATAAACAGCCACAATGGTTATAAATCAAAAGATGGATTTATACCGCCAATAAATATTAATAATTATCCGGCAATCAAAAATCATCTTGATAAATTTTATCCGAAAATAGCCAAAAGGCAGGATAAAGGTGTAACTTCTTATAACTTGAGAAACTGTGCATATATTGAAGAATTTGAAAAAGAAAAAATCGTATACAATGATATTTGTCAAAAACTGACTTTTGCCCTCGCAGAAGAAAATATCTATTTTAACAATACTGTTTATTTTATGTGCTATAATACTGAGCTAAAGTACTTATTAGGATTATTAAATTCAAACCTTATAGATTGGTATTATCGAACGTTATCAGTTCAGTTGGGAGAAAAGGCTGTGAGAATGTTTTCTATTTATGTAGAAAATATACCAATACCAGCCATTGATGCAGCAAATGCAAGTTTTGTAAAAAATATAAAAAGTACCGTTAAAAATATTCTAAATAAAAAGAAAAATAACCCAAAAACCGATACAACAGAGCTTGAGCATGAAATCGACAAAATGATATATGATCTTTATGACCTGACCGACGATGAAATCAAAATCATCGAGAAGGACTTATAA
- a CDS encoding helicase-related protein: MQNFITNTTDKSLKKRLHELIAYSKELNFLTGFFYFSGVDEIFTPITKNKDLTIRILVGLQLDRMNYDVIETGGTDKLSNDRLFLNYVNSLKMYTDTDDFDKEDTQNKFHYFLSLLENGQLEIRKTFRPNHAKLYIFKLREKIPREALFITGSSNLTRSGVLSQDEFNVEISDYGTDQAIEYFDELWEEAAPITEDDAKKDKLIKIIRKETPLKEITPFEAYVLLLKAYLDSMKPSDKPLNIREFLNIKGYNAYKYQLDAVNQALDIINSHNGVIIADVVGLGKTIVACMVAKQLNKRGIVVSPPGLVGDKQNSSGWKGYLEDFELYSWEARSIGGLENVYDFVRKREDIEVVIIDEAHRFRNQDTKSYEYLKNICRGKIVILLTATPFNNRPSDILSLLKLFISPKKSSITLDNNLLDRFRTFKSVFEDLSFIYKYRNSSDEDKRKKAEALFQKLFGYLPIDIEKVKERSHYIARQIRDIIEPVTIRRNRLDLLHNPEYKSEINELSKVSDPKEWFFELSAEQSSFYDLVIKDYFGDPDNGGLFKGAIYRPYEYEVSEKNIEKGKEAFQYYQQKNLYDFMRRLLVKRFESSFGAFKQSIKNFINILEVVREFIDKTGNYILDRVLLEKIYELDVEQIEDELNQYARKMKEKEYPKNHRVYDIKKFKDKEKFLEDIKSDYEMFREILSNLDKLDLVSNDPKLESLVSNIKHQFESEENHKRKIIIFSEYTDTVKYIEPALKKHFKNRVLTVHGLLGNKKLKDIYENFDASHPADQQKDDYDILLSTDKISEGFNLNRAGMIINYDIPWNPVRVIQRVGRINRINKKVFDELYVVNFFPTEKGSEMVKSREIASNKMYLIHNALGEDSKIFDIDEEPTPSKLYERIQTNPENIEGESFYTKMLNEFEEIRKKYPKLAENVSEYPKRLKVAKKYVRDEQLVFFKKHKIFIHYADYENEKDPVLLPFEDAIENVKCDENEERQPFSEYFWDYYEKIKNIKEKKAPLTEQSNEKKAHNNLKTMHSKPFEGLEKHVPFIDMLLDDLMDFGTLPDYTLRRIANLKLNGENNQKKTIREIENLKKELGEHYLDKEKLRLKDTQKELILAVENRNIL; the protein is encoded by the coding sequence TTGCAGAACTTTATTACAAATACAACTGATAAAAGCCTGAAGAAACGCCTTCATGAACTGATAGCATATAGTAAAGAGTTAAACTTTCTCACCGGTTTCTTCTATTTTTCCGGTGTTGACGAAATCTTCACACCGATTACTAAAAACAAAGACCTCACTATAAGAATACTGGTTGGACTGCAGCTAGACAGAATGAATTATGATGTGATTGAAACAGGAGGCACTGATAAGCTATCCAACGACCGCCTCTTTTTAAACTATGTAAATTCCCTGAAAATGTATACAGATACCGATGACTTCGACAAAGAAGACACCCAAAATAAGTTCCATTACTTTTTATCCCTTCTTGAAAACGGCCAACTTGAAATCAGAAAAACATTCCGACCAAACCATGCAAAACTCTATATTTTTAAACTCAGAGAGAAAATCCCCCGAGAGGCCTTATTTATAACAGGCAGCAGTAATCTCACCAGAAGCGGTGTGTTGTCGCAGGATGAATTTAATGTTGAAATCAGTGACTATGGTACTGATCAGGCAATTGAATATTTTGATGAGTTGTGGGAAGAAGCTGCACCTATTACTGAAGATGATGCTAAAAAAGATAAATTGATAAAAATCATAAGAAAAGAAACCCCACTAAAAGAAATTACTCCATTTGAGGCTTACGTACTTCTTTTAAAAGCATACCTCGATTCAATGAAACCGAGTGACAAGCCCTTGAACATTAGAGAATTCCTTAATATCAAAGGCTACAATGCATATAAATATCAGCTTGATGCTGTTAATCAGGCACTTGACATCATAAATAGCCACAACGGCGTTATTATAGCTGATGTTGTAGGTCTTGGAAAAACAATAGTTGCCTGCATGGTGGCAAAGCAGCTAAATAAAAGAGGGATAGTTGTTTCTCCTCCTGGATTGGTTGGTGACAAACAGAATTCCAGCGGCTGGAAAGGGTATCTCGAAGATTTTGAGCTATACAGCTGGGAGGCAAGGTCGATAGGGGGCTTGGAAAATGTATATGATTTTGTAAGAAAAAGGGAAGATATTGAAGTTGTAATTATTGATGAGGCACACCGTTTTAGAAACCAGGATACCAAGTCCTATGAATATCTGAAAAATATATGCCGGGGAAAGATTGTTATTTTGTTGACTGCTACACCTTTTAACAACCGCCCCTCGGATATTTTATCACTGCTGAAGCTTTTTATTTCACCCAAAAAATCCTCTATTACACTGGATAACAATTTATTAGACAGATTCCGTACATTTAAATCGGTATTTGAAGATTTATCGTTTATCTACAAATACAGGAACTCATCTGACGAGGACAAAAGAAAAAAAGCGGAAGCCTTATTCCAAAAACTTTTCGGATATCTTCCCATTGATATTGAAAAGGTAAAAGAGCGTTCACACTATATTGCCAGACAGATCAGAGATATTATTGAACCTGTAACAATCAGGAGAAACAGACTGGATTTATTACATAACCCTGAATATAAGTCGGAAATTAATGAATTGTCTAAAGTCAGTGACCCCAAAGAGTGGTTTTTTGAGTTATCAGCTGAACAATCCTCTTTTTATGATCTGGTAATTAAAGATTATTTCGGTGATCCGGATAACGGAGGCCTGTTTAAAGGGGCTATATACCGTCCTTACGAATATGAAGTCAGCGAAAAAAATATTGAGAAAGGCAAAGAAGCTTTCCAGTATTATCAGCAGAAAAACCTCTATGATTTCATGAGAAGGTTGCTTGTTAAGCGCTTTGAAAGTTCCTTCGGAGCTTTCAAACAGAGTATCAAGAACTTCATAAATATCCTTGAAGTGGTAAGGGAATTTATAGACAAGACCGGAAATTATATTCTGGATAGAGTCTTATTGGAAAAAATTTACGAGCTTGATGTGGAACAAATTGAGGATGAACTGAATCAGTATGCCCGTAAAATGAAAGAGAAAGAATACCCGAAAAACCACAGAGTTTACGACATAAAGAAATTCAAAGATAAAGAAAAATTTCTGGAGGATATTAAATCCGATTACGAAATGTTCCGGGAAATCCTTTCCAATCTTGATAAGCTTGACCTTGTATCAAATGATCCCAAACTGGAAAGTCTTGTAAGTAACATCAAACATCAGTTTGAATCAGAAGAAAATCACAAGCGTAAAATTATTATATTCTCCGAGTACACCGATACAGTAAAATATATTGAACCGGCACTTAAAAAACATTTCAAAAACAGAGTTCTGACAGTTCACGGTCTTCTCGGTAATAAAAAACTAAAAGATATTTACGAAAATTTTGATGCTTCTCACCCGGCTGATCAACAAAAAGATGATTATGATATTTTACTATCCACTGATAAAATATCGGAAGGTTTTAACCTAAACAGAGCGGGGATGATTATCAACTATGATATACCTTGGAATCCCGTCCGTGTCATTCAGAGAGTGGGTCGTATTAACAGGATAAATAAAAAAGTTTTTGATGAGTTATACGTTGTTAATTTTTTCCCTACAGAGAAAGGTTCTGAAATGGTCAAATCCAGGGAAATTGCAAGTAATAAAATGTATCTGATACACAATGCACTGGGGGAGGACTCCAAAATATTTGATATCGATGAAGAACCCACACCTTCTAAACTTTATGAACGGATTCAGACCAATCCGGAAAATATAGAGGGTGAAAGTTTTTATACTAAAATGCTGAATGAATTTGAGGAAATCAGGAAAAAATATCCAAAGCTGGCAGAGAATGTATCGGAATATCCCAAGAGACTAAAAGTTGCCAAAAAATACGTCAGGGATGAACAGCTGGTATTTTTTAAAAAACATAAGATTTTTATCCACTATGCTGATTATGAGAATGAGAAAGATCCTGTCCTTCTGCCTTTTGAAGATGCAATTGAAAATGTAAAATGTGATGAAAATGAAGAAAGACAGCCTTTTAGCGAATATTTCTGGGACTACTATGAAAAGATTAAGAATATAAAGGAAAAGAAAGCCCCGTTAACAGAACAAAGTAATGAAAAGAAAGCACATAATAACCTGAAAACTATGCATAGTAAACCTTTTGAAGGATTGGAAAAACATGTACCATTTATAGATATGCTTTTGGACGATTTGATGGATTTTGGAACATTACCGGACTACACCCTCCGCCGAATCGCCAATCTTAAGTTAAATGGAGAAAACAACCAAAAGAAAACAATAAGAGAGATAGAAAATTTAAAAAAAGAACTGGGTGAGCATTATCTGGATAAGGAAAAATTAAGATTGAAAGATACCCAGAAAGAACTGATTTTGGCTGTGGAAAACAGAAACATTTTATAG
- a CDS encoding PAS domain S-box protein has translation MNNSQKLSYQNLLDSIPVPIFYKGTDGKYLGMNKAFEDFFGASRENLIGKGVYDITDKEYADVYFKKDKELFGNPGVQIYETQVKNNQGNIHEVVFNKATFFDETGKVAGLVGTILDVTEKVNSEKEISEKQRKLETLMSNLPGMVYQCLNDPDWTMLFVSNGCVDLTGYSAEKLINNNYVSYGSIIHHDDQTKIWEKVQESIKRNNNFVSTYRILTKEGDIRWVWEQGVKVGKNENGIDVLEGYITDITEAKKYYDELQTTKAFVDDAPDAIYWTRENGAFAFVNKTAAQMLGYHVDELSQMSIFDIDKELNDEAFEKIWNNVDIRNSITIERKHQKKDGSFIPVEISVRKINFAGEDLHGSFVRDLTERKKAEKEKEILNAKLNQSSKLEAIGRMAGGIAHDFNNMLSVILSYSEMGLLKSNRTDQFHEYFEEIGKAAHKSAEITDQLLNFAREKPISPKILNLNESVKDMKKMLSKVVGKNIELNCELSSNLWPVKIDPSQISQILTNLCVNARDAIKNKGTVEIKTSNEYLDEEFCISESECYLGEYVALSVKDNGMGMSKETQKKIFEPFFTTKKEGNGTGIGLATLYGIAKQNGGFINVQSKLGVGTTFEVYLPRYKGEKTVSDEETTSILKGNGETILLIDDDTSILAISNKVLKKLNYKVVPRLSASEAIQTAIEYKENNKDIDLLITDVVMPEMNGKELFHQMQKVYPEIKTLFISGYSESNIQEEKNKSSNIFFLQKPFDIKSIGNKLKEIL, from the coding sequence ATGAATAACAGCCAAAAGCTTAGCTATCAAAATCTGCTGGATTCCATTCCCGTGCCTATATTCTACAAAGGTACAGACGGTAAATATCTGGGTATGAACAAAGCTTTTGAGGATTTTTTCGGAGCAAGTAGAGAAAATCTTATAGGCAAAGGTGTTTACGATATAACCGATAAAGAATATGCAGACGTTTATTTTAAAAAAGATAAAGAACTTTTTGGCAATCCCGGTGTACAAATCTATGAAACTCAGGTCAAGAACAATCAAGGCAATATCCATGAAGTAGTTTTTAACAAAGCTACTTTTTTTGATGAAACCGGTAAAGTTGCAGGACTTGTAGGCACAATTCTCGATGTAACAGAAAAAGTTAACTCTGAAAAAGAAATTAGTGAAAAACAAAGAAAATTAGAAACACTGATGTCTAATCTGCCCGGGATGGTTTATCAATGTCTGAATGATCCTGACTGGACTATGCTGTTCGTAAGTAACGGGTGTGTGGATTTAACTGGATATAGTGCTGAAAAATTAATAAATAATAACTATGTGTCTTACGGCAGTATCATTCACCATGATGATCAAACAAAGATTTGGGAGAAAGTTCAAGAATCAATAAAAAGAAATAATAATTTTGTGAGCACCTACCGTATTTTAACCAAAGAAGGTGATATCAGATGGGTATGGGAACAAGGAGTAAAAGTTGGTAAAAATGAAAACGGTATTGATGTACTTGAAGGCTATATTACAGATATCACCGAAGCTAAGAAATATTATGATGAACTGCAAACGACGAAAGCATTTGTGGATGATGCTCCCGATGCAATATATTGGACCCGTGAGAATGGTGCTTTTGCTTTTGTAAATAAAACCGCTGCTCAGATGCTTGGTTATCATGTTGATGAGTTATCTCAAATGTCAATATTTGATATTGATAAAGAGCTTAACGATGAAGCATTCGAGAAAATCTGGAACAATGTAGATATAAGAAATAGTATTACTATCGAAAGAAAGCATCAGAAAAAAGACGGCTCTTTTATCCCAGTTGAAATTTCTGTGAGGAAGATAAATTTTGCCGGAGAGGATCTTCATGGCAGTTTTGTTCGAGATTTAACTGAACGAAAGAAAGCTGAAAAAGAAAAAGAAATTCTTAATGCCAAACTTAACCAAAGCAGTAAACTTGAAGCAATAGGCAGGATGGCCGGAGGGATTGCGCACGATTTTAATAATATGCTGAGCGTTATTCTCAGTTATTCGGAAATGGGTTTATTAAAATCTAATCGAACAGATCAATTTCACGAGTACTTTGAGGAAATTGGCAAAGCAGCACACAAATCAGCAGAAATAACTGATCAGCTATTAAATTTTGCCAGAGAAAAACCGATATCGCCAAAAATATTAAATCTTAACGAATCAGTTAAAGACATGAAAAAAATGCTAAGCAAAGTTGTGGGTAAAAATATTGAGCTAAACTGTGAATTAAGCAGCAATTTATGGCCCGTAAAAATAGACCCTTCTCAAATAAGTCAAATATTAACTAATCTTTGCGTAAATGCACGGGATGCAATAAAAAATAAAGGTACTGTCGAGATAAAAACATCCAATGAGTATCTGGATGAGGAATTCTGCATTTCTGAAAGCGAATGTTATCTGGGTGAATATGTGGCACTGTCTGTCAAAGACAATGGCATGGGTATGAGTAAAGAAACTCAGAAAAAGATTTTTGAACCTTTTTTCACTACAAAAAAAGAAGGTAACGGAACAGGAATAGGTTTGGCTACATTATACGGTATCGCTAAACAAAACGGCGGATTTATAAACGTTCAGAGTAAATTAGGTGTTGGTACTACTTTTGAGGTTTATTTGCCAAGATATAAAGGAGAAAAAACTGTCAGTGATGAAGAAACAACAAGTATTTTAAAGGGCAATGGCGAAACAATCTTATTAATCGACGATGATACTTCTATCCTTGCCATAAGTAATAAGGTGCTTAAAAAATTAAACTACAAAGTTGTTCCCAGACTTTCTGCTTCTGAAGCCATACAAACTGCCATAGAATACAAAGAAAACAATAAAGATATAGATTTATTAATTACAGACGTTGTAATGCCCGAAATGAATGGTAAAGAACTTTTTCATCAAATGCAAAAGGTATACCCTGAGATAAAAACTTTATTTATCTCCGGTTATTCGGAAAGTAATATCCAAGAGGAAAAAAACAAATCGAGCAATATATTCTTCCTTCAAAAACCTTTTGATATTAAATCAATAGGAAACAAGTTAAAAGAAATACTGTAA
- a CDS encoding PAS domain S-box protein, which yields MEDFLSLIIKEMETFLENWTFYMNEAGYLEHTTAKKDDCILSLQGIIDALNIAIEENPDLNFSKLIKDQKNISDFLIKTADRHKARGVNAEMFFGCFKTLLHSIDDIILNLNLDESEKLKKYIALRRAFDAMEIISIEDWASLDSKSYIEMLSEQNRKLTLEKNKYENIFEATSDLVFVIDDSGNILEMNESAFQSFPDISLGMNVLNILGFQNYSSDEFINQFLYSEGHEITIPEKDSVYSMVIVPLKKISLASAGYVIILNDITCIVDQRIQLEKTVKERTEALRKSEKLFRSLFVSAGEGIVLADKNYKILQVNPKAAEIFKTSVENIVNVSCVSIIHPGNIDDFYVSAAMSEGDIISNEMNCITFSGEIFPASVTINKFKLNDKDFLHIIFKDISQQKSMEEYLKKEKAQAEEMNVTLKNVLKSIDKEKDDLELSISQKITTNIIPSLQKLAMEDSKDVRNVYLETLKNQLINLTKSGDSLSSRDIAKLTKSEVQVCQMIQSGYSSKDISEAMRLSLETVQTHRKNIRKKLGLSGSSVSLYSYLNSK from the coding sequence TTGGAAGATTTTTTGAGTTTAATTATTAAAGAAATGGAAACTTTCTTAGAAAACTGGACATTTTATATGAACGAAGCCGGTTATCTTGAGCATACCACTGCAAAAAAAGACGATTGCATATTAAGTCTGCAGGGAATTATTGATGCATTAAACATTGCCATAGAAGAAAACCCTGATCTTAATTTTTCAAAACTGATCAAGGATCAAAAAAATATTTCTGATTTTTTAATAAAAACAGCTGACAGACATAAGGCAAGAGGTGTGAATGCTGAAATGTTTTTCGGCTGCTTTAAGACTCTATTGCACTCGATCGATGATATTATACTCAACCTGAATTTGGATGAAAGCGAAAAGCTAAAAAAATATATAGCGCTCAGAAGGGCTTTTGATGCTATGGAGATCATATCCATAGAAGACTGGGCTTCTTTAGATTCCAAATCATATATTGAAATGCTTTCTGAGCAAAACCGTAAATTAACGCTGGAAAAAAATAAATACGAAAATATTTTTGAAGCCACTTCCGATTTGGTGTTTGTTATTGATGACAGTGGTAATATTCTTGAAATGAATGAATCGGCCTTCCAGAGTTTTCCTGATATTTCCCTGGGTATGAATGTTTTAAATATATTAGGGTTTCAAAATTATTCATCCGACGAATTTATTAATCAATTTTTATACAGTGAAGGTCATGAAATAACAATACCTGAAAAGGATTCTGTTTACTCAATGGTTATAGTTCCGTTAAAAAAGATTTCATTAGCTTCAGCCGGGTATGTCATTATTCTTAATGATATTACTTGTATCGTTGACCAGAGAATTCAGCTTGAAAAAACTGTAAAAGAGAGAACAGAGGCTTTAAGGAAATCGGAAAAACTTTTTCGCTCTCTTTTTGTATCTGCAGGGGAAGGAATAGTTCTGGCTGATAAAAATTATAAAATATTACAGGTTAACCCTAAGGCTGCTGAAATATTCAAAACTTCTGTGGAAAATATTGTCAATGTTAGTTGTGTTAGTATTATTCACCCCGGCAACATAGATGATTTTTATGTCTCTGCGGCTATGAGCGAAGGAGATATTATAAGTAATGAAATGAACTGCATAACATTTAGTGGCGAAATATTTCCGGCCAGTGTCACTATCAATAAATTCAAATTAAATGATAAAGATTTCCTGCATATTATCTTTAAAGATATTTCACAGCAAAAATCTATGGAAGAATATTTGAAAAAGGAAAAGGCACAGGCGGAAGAAATGAACGTTACACTAAAAAACGTATTGAAATCAATTGACAAAGAAAAGGATGACCTTGAGTTGTCCATAAGTCAAAAAATAACAACAAATATAATACCGTCCCTTCAGAAACTTGCTATGGAAGACAGTAAAGATGTCAGAAATGTATATCTTGAAACTTTAAAAAATCAACTGATAAATCTGACAAAATCAGGTGATTCATTAAGCAGCAGGGATATCGCAAAGCTCACAAAATCAGAAGTGCAGGTTTGTCAGATGATTCAGTCAGGTTACAGCAGTAAAGATATATCTGAGGCTATGAGATTGTCTTTGGAAACAGTTCAAACCCACAGAAAAAATATAAGAAAGAAGTTAGGTCTCAGCGGCAGCAGTGTAAGTCTTTACTCTTATCTAAACAGCAAATAA